The following coding sequences are from one Bacteroidales bacterium WCE2008 window:
- a CDS encoding Alcohol dehydrogenase, class IV yields MSDQYHFIGNDALESLKKVLDGLAPSGIFLVHGHKSYSDCGAAEAMGSLLKGYEVTEFDAFSSNPKYEEAEAGCEAFIASGADVVIGVGGGSGMDIAKAIRHLAAARIEAVTGSKKMIPLVAIPTTSGTGAEATKFAVLYKDGKKMSMEAEDVLPDYAVVYPPFTCSSNLYLTICAGFDAIAQAIESVWSVGATEESCSYAFKALGLMWKTLPKAAYMTLEDRAKMAEGAYWAGRAINITRTTAPHAYSYTFTSEYLYPHGHAVALTFPFFFGYNLGCTVSDYSGKDFGEYTDRISRLKEVLGMSTAAEMLAYVDRLGISELRRNQDIDWDSYLDSVNPDRLANNPRPMDAISNALLVRDLEKNRSRKTDRVISILFMQEFKEVLLRTLGSFMDFCSANGLRWYLAYGGAIGAVRHKGMVPWDDDIDVYMPREDYEKLLKIDAFPDGYGILAARRGDYDVPFSYIKYVDRRTSLQEMWKYRVDTGVFVDVFPLDSCDGDVSAIDAFRKKYLKIFQLYKRGTRKYRFEDWKKSWERLDFHAICVAVIDRCILRYLRYWYRSRFNKMDESLAGSEGDYYVSLGSPYPTFKEIYSKEWFKDTTTMQFDGLEVQLPAGYDSLLRQIYGDYMQMPPEDKRESDHHHYILDLKRKLS; encoded by the coding sequence ATGTCTGACCAGTACCACTTCATAGGAAACGACGCCCTCGAAAGCCTGAAAAAGGTGCTTGACGGCCTTGCGCCATCCGGCATCTTCCTTGTCCACGGCCATAAATCCTACTCCGACTGTGGAGCCGCCGAAGCGATGGGCAGCCTGCTGAAGGGGTATGAGGTCACGGAATTCGACGCCTTTTCCAGCAATCCGAAGTACGAAGAAGCCGAGGCCGGCTGCGAAGCCTTCATAGCCTCCGGCGCGGACGTCGTCATCGGAGTCGGGGGAGGCAGCGGCATGGACATAGCCAAGGCGATCCGCCATCTGGCCGCAGCCCGCATCGAGGCCGTGACAGGCTCGAAGAAGATGATCCCGCTCGTGGCGATCCCGACGACCTCCGGGACCGGGGCTGAAGCCACGAAATTCGCCGTCCTCTACAAGGACGGGAAGAAAATGTCCATGGAGGCGGAGGACGTCCTCCCGGATTATGCGGTCGTCTATCCGCCGTTTACATGTTCTTCCAACCTTTATCTGACGATCTGCGCCGGCTTCGACGCAATCGCTCAGGCGATCGAATCCGTCTGGAGCGTCGGCGCGACCGAAGAATCATGCTCATACGCATTCAAGGCTCTCGGACTCATGTGGAAGACCCTCCCGAAGGCAGCTTACATGACTCTGGAGGACAGGGCGAAGATGGCAGAGGGCGCATACTGGGCCGGACGCGCCATCAATATCACGAGAACTACCGCTCCGCATGCATATTCATATACATTCACCAGCGAATATCTTTATCCTCATGGTCATGCGGTCGCTCTGACTTTCCCGTTTTTCTTCGGATATAATCTCGGCTGCACTGTCTCTGATTATTCCGGAAAGGATTTCGGGGAATATACGGACAGGATATCCAGGCTTAAGGAAGTGCTTGGGATGAGTACTGCGGCTGAAATGCTCGCCTATGTCGACAGACTGGGTATAAGCGAACTCCGCAGGAATCAGGACATCGACTGGGATTCATATCTCGACAGCGTCAACCCCGACCGTCTGGCCAACAATCCGCGTCCGATGGATGCAATCTCGAACGCCCTTCTTGTAAGGGATCTGGAGAAGAACCGCAGCCGCAAGACAGACAGGGTCATATCCATTCTGTTTATGCAGGAGTTCAAGGAGGTGCTGCTCCGGACTCTTGGCTCGTTCATGGATTTCTGCTCCGCGAACGGTCTGCGCTGGTACCTCGCCTATGGCGGCGCAATTGGTGCCGTGCGACATAAGGGCATGGTTCCGTGGGACGACGACATAGACGTCTATATGCCGAGGGAGGATTATGAGAAGTTACTTAAGATAGATGCTTTCCCTGACGGATATGGCATACTTGCCGCCCGCAGGGGTGACTACGACGTGCCATTCTCATACATCAAATATGTGGATCGCAGGACCTCCCTGCAGGAGATGTGGAAATACAGGGTGGATACCGGCGTGTTCGTGGATGTCTTTCCGCTGGATTCATGCGACGGAGATGTCTCCGCTATAGATGCTTTCAGGAAGAAATATCTCAAAATATTCCAGCTGTACAAGCGGGGCACCAGGAAATACCGCTTCGAGGACTGGAAAAAATCATGGGAACGGCTCGACTTCCACGCCATCTGCGTGGCGGTGATCGACAGGTGCATACTTCGCTATCTGAGATACTGGTACAGGTCCAGATTCAACAAGATGGACGAGTCCCTCGCCGGATCGGAAGGGGATTATTATGTGAGCCTTGGCTCTCCATATCCAACATTCAAGGAAATCTATTCAAAGGAGTGGTTCAAGGATACCACGACGATGCAGTTCGACGGCCTGGAGGTTCAGCTTCCTGCCGGATACGATTCCCTGCTCCGCCAGATATACGGAGACTACATGCAGATGCCTCCGGAGGACAAGAGGGAATCTGACCAC
- a CDS encoding GDPmannose 4,6-dehydratase has protein sequence MAKALITGITGQDGSYLAEFLLGKGYEVHGVLRRSSSFNTGRIEHLYLDEWVRDMKNGRQINLHYGDMTDSSSLIRLISEIKPDEIYNLAAQSHVKVSFEVPEFTAETDAVGVLRLLEAVRICGLEKTCRIYQASTSELYGKVQKVPQNEATPFYPRSPYGVAKLYGFWIVKNYRESYGMYAVNGILFNHESPRRGENFVTKKITMAAARIAKGLQEKLYLGNLDALRDWGHAQDYVECMWLMLQQDQPEDYVIATGEQHSVREFCTLAFKYAGIELRWEGSGLEEKGIDAATGKVLVEVDPRFFRPSEVDSLLGDPSKARTKLGWNPRRTSFGSLVKEMVEFDLSKC, from the coding sequence ATGGCTAAAGCATTGATTACCGGCATAACCGGCCAGGACGGTTCCTATCTTGCGGAATTCCTTCTCGGAAAGGGATATGAGGTGCATGGCGTGCTCCGCCGTTCTTCCTCCTTCAACACCGGGAGGATAGAGCATCTGTATCTCGACGAGTGGGTAAGGGACATGAAAAACGGACGCCAGATCAATCTCCATTACGGAGACATGACCGACTCGAGCTCCCTGATCCGTCTCATAAGCGAAATCAAACCTGATGAAATATACAACCTGGCCGCGCAGAGCCATGTGAAGGTCAGCTTCGAAGTACCTGAATTCACCGCGGAGACAGATGCCGTGGGCGTGCTGCGCCTGCTGGAGGCAGTGCGGATATGCGGTCTGGAGAAGACCTGCCGCATATATCAGGCTTCCACCTCGGAACTGTACGGCAAGGTTCAGAAAGTGCCTCAGAATGAGGCGACTCCGTTCTACCCGCGTTCTCCGTACGGCGTGGCCAAGCTCTACGGCTTCTGGATAGTCAAGAACTATAGGGAGAGCTACGGAATGTATGCAGTCAACGGAATACTTTTCAATCATGAGTCTCCGCGTCGCGGAGAGAATTTCGTGACCAAGAAAATCACCATGGCCGCAGCAAGGATCGCCAAGGGATTGCAGGAGAAACTATATCTCGGCAACCTGGACGCGCTCCGCGACTGGGGACATGCCCAGGACTATGTGGAGTGCATGTGGCTGATGCTGCAGCAGGACCAGCCTGAAGATTATGTGATCGCCACGGGCGAGCAGCATTCGGTGCGTGAGTTCTGTACCCTTGCCTTCAAGTATGCCGGCATCGAGCTTCGATGGGAGGGCTCAGGCCTCGAAGAAAAGGGAATAGACGCCGCCACAGGCAAGGTACTGGTCGAGGTGGATCCCCGTTTCTTCCGTCCGAGCGAAGTGGACAGCCTGCTCGGCGACCCTTCCAAGGCCCGTACCAAGCTGGGCTGGAATCCTCGCCGGACCTCTTTCGGGAGTCTGGTGAAGGAAATGGTAGAATTTGATCTTTCAAAATGTTAG
- a CDS encoding GDP-L-fucose synthase — translation MLDKSSKIYVAGHKGLVGSAIWDNLISRGYTNLIGRTHAELDLMDPVAVREFFDREKPDAVVLAAAFVGGIMANLKLRADFIYRNLQIQQNVIGESWRHGVKKLLFLGSTCIYPKMAPQPMAEDALLTSELEYTNEPYAIAKIAGLKMCESFSLQYGCNYIAVMPTNLYGPNDNFDLEKSHVLPAMIRKIHLAGALQRGDWPLVRRDLAARPVEGVGGDASDADILAVLGRYGVEAGKVRLWGTGNALREFLWSEDMADASVHVLLNVDFKDVADGPVNKDGIKEIRNCHINVGTGKEITIKELAALVAAATRYEGEILWDSSRPDGTPRKLTDVSKLNSLGWRHSVELEDGVSRLYEWYLASL, via the coding sequence ATGTTAGACAAAAGTTCAAAGATATATGTAGCCGGGCACAAAGGCCTGGTCGGTTCGGCGATATGGGACAATCTCATCAGCCGCGGATACACCAACCTGATTGGACGGACCCATGCTGAGCTTGACCTGATGGACCCTGTCGCCGTGCGTGAATTCTTCGACCGCGAGAAACCGGACGCAGTCGTGCTGGCCGCAGCTTTCGTCGGAGGAATCATGGCGAACCTGAAGCTGCGCGCGGATTTCATATACCGAAACCTGCAGATCCAGCAGAATGTGATCGGGGAGAGCTGGAGACATGGAGTCAAGAAACTTCTCTTCCTGGGAAGCACTTGTATCTATCCCAAGATGGCCCCTCAGCCGATGGCGGAGGACGCGCTTCTAACATCGGAGCTCGAATATACCAATGAACCTTATGCCATAGCCAAGATCGCGGGCCTGAAGATGTGCGAAAGCTTCAGCCTGCAGTATGGCTGCAACTATATAGCCGTGATGCCGACCAACCTCTATGGCCCGAATGACAATTTCGACCTGGAGAAGAGCCATGTGCTTCCTGCGATGATCCGTAAGATCCATCTTGCCGGAGCCCTGCAGCGGGGAGACTGGCCTCTGGTGCGTAGGGACCTCGCCGCACGTCCCGTCGAGGGCGTAGGAGGGGATGCCTCCGATGCCGATATACTGGCCGTGCTGGGCAGATATGGAGTCGAAGCCGGGAAAGTCAGGCTCTGGGGCACCGGAAATGCCCTCAGGGAGTTCCTCTGGAGCGAAGACATGGCTGACGCCAGCGTGCATGTGCTGCTGAACGTGGACTTCAAGGACGTCGCGGACGGTCCCGTGAACAAGGACGGGATCAAGGAAATCCGCAACTGCCACATCAATGTCGGCACAGGAAAAGAAATTACGATAAAGGAGCTTGCCGCCCTAGTCGCGGCGGCGACTAGATATGAAGGGGAGATACTCTGGGACTCTTCCAGGCCGGACGGAACTCCTCGCAAGCTTACGGACGTGAGCAAGCTGAACAGTCTCGGATGGAGGCATTCCGTCGAACTAGAAGACGGCGTTTCCCGTCTCTATGAATGGTACCTCGCGTCTCTGTAG
- a CDS encoding phosphoenolpyruvate mutase: MKKTVYVGMSADMIHPGHLNIIHHAAELGSVTVGVLTDAAIASYKRLPYLDYNQRAEIVSNIKGVDRVVEQTTLDYVPNLLKLKPDYVVHGDDWKEGVQKQTRQRIIDCMAAWGGQVIDIPYTKGISSTAMNQRLKEIGTTPEIRLKRLRRLIGAKKIVRFMESHNGLTGLIIENTSVQKNGMKIEFDGMWSSSLTDSTSKGKPDTEAVDLTNRLQGLNDALEVTTKPVIFDGDTGGKPSQFRFTVRTLERLGVSAVIIEDKVGDKHNSLFGTDAAQTQDSIENFCEKIRTGKDAQVTEDFMIIARIESLIAGKSVDDALERAAAYVEAGADGIMIHSKEKSGEDIHEFCRRFKAVRPDIPLVAVPTTYDAVTEDELASWGINIVIYANHLLRAAYPAMVACATSILEHGRCKEASEQYCMSVKEILELLPNKE; this comes from the coding sequence ATGAAGAAGACAGTATATGTGGGGATGAGCGCCGACATGATTCATCCCGGCCATCTCAACATAATCCATCATGCCGCCGAACTGGGCAGCGTGACCGTAGGCGTGCTTACCGATGCGGCGATAGCAAGTTACAAGAGACTCCCGTACCTAGATTACAACCAGCGTGCGGAGATCGTATCCAACATAAAAGGCGTCGACCGTGTTGTCGAGCAGACCACCCTGGACTATGTGCCGAACCTGCTCAAGCTGAAACCGGACTACGTCGTCCACGGCGATGACTGGAAAGAAGGCGTCCAGAAGCAGACCCGCCAGAGGATAATCGACTGCATGGCGGCCTGGGGCGGCCAGGTGATTGACATCCCTTATACCAAGGGCATATCTTCGACCGCGATGAACCAGCGCCTCAAGGAAATCGGCACCACCCCTGAAATCCGCCTCAAAAGACTCCGCCGCCTTATCGGCGCCAAGAAGATAGTACGCTTCATGGAGTCCCACAACGGACTTACCGGCCTGATCATAGAAAATACTTCCGTCCAGAAGAACGGGATGAAGATAGAATTCGACGGAATGTGGTCAAGTTCCCTCACGGACTCGACTTCCAAAGGAAAACCGGACACTGAAGCCGTCGACCTTACCAACCGTCTTCAGGGCCTTAACGACGCCCTCGAAGTTACCACCAAGCCGGTAATCTTCGACGGCGACACCGGAGGCAAGCCATCCCAGTTCCGCTTTACGGTAAGGACTCTCGAGCGACTCGGAGTCTCGGCCGTCATCATTGAGGACAAGGTGGGGGACAAGCATAACTCCCTCTTCGGCACCGACGCCGCCCAGACCCAGGACAGCATCGAGAATTTCTGCGAAAAAATCCGCACCGGCAAGGATGCCCAGGTGACTGAGGATTTCATGATCATCGCCAGAATCGAGAGCCTGATCGCCGGCAAGAGCGTCGATGACGCCCTCGAAAGAGCCGCAGCCTATGTAGAGGCCGGCGCAGACGGTATCATGATCCACAGCAAGGAGAAATCAGGAGAGGATATCCATGAATTTTGCCGCCGCTTCAAGGCCGTCAGACCCGACATCCCTCTGGTAGCGGTGCCGACGACCTACGACGCAGTCACAGAGGACGAACTGGCCTCATGGGGCATCAACATAGTGATCTACGCCAACCATCTTCTGCGCGCCGCCTACCCGGCGATGGTCGCCTGTGCGACTTCGATCCTGGAACATGGCCGCTGCAAAGAGGCGTCGGAGCAGTATTGCATGTCCGTAAAGGAGATTCTTGAATTACTTCCGAACAAAGAATAA
- a CDS encoding aspartate aminotransferase: MPKISKRGVRLPASPIRKLVPFADEAKKRGVKVYHLNIGQPDLPTPQKALDALKNIDRKTLEYTHSQGLLSVREKFASYYAKCGISVTPEEIMVTTGGSEALLMLFLSCLDPGDEIIMVEPGYANYLSFAESAGVVVKTVRSYIENGFALPPVEAFEKAITPKTRAILLCNPNNPTGYLYPDEELLSIRDIVKKHDLFLISDEAYREFCYTGVPYKSAMTLEGIEQNVILVDSVSKRYSECGIRIGMIVTHNKEVIECAMKVAQSRLCPPLLGQIVAEASIDGTEEYSKACFDEYKARRDFIIDGLNKIPGVYSPMPEGAFYTLASLPVEDAEDFCRWCLTDFEYEGATVMMAPAAGFYSTPGLGKNEVRIAYVLCVEDLAKALECLKHALEEYNSKKK; encoded by the coding sequence ATGCCTAAGATATCGAAAAGGGGAGTAAGGCTTCCCGCATCGCCTATCAGAAAACTTGTGCCGTTTGCTGACGAGGCAAAAAAGCGTGGTGTGAAGGTATATCACCTCAATATCGGACAGCCAGACCTGCCGACCCCGCAGAAAGCCCTCGACGCGCTCAAGAATATTGATAGAAAAACTCTCGAATACACTCATTCCCAAGGACTTCTTTCCGTACGTGAGAAATTCGCGAGCTATTACGCGAAATGCGGAATCAGTGTTACTCCGGAGGAGATAATGGTTACCACGGGAGGGTCAGAAGCCCTTCTGATGCTTTTCCTTTCCTGTCTCGATCCCGGTGACGAAATCATAATGGTCGAGCCGGGATATGCCAATTACCTGAGCTTTGCCGAATCCGCCGGCGTTGTCGTCAAGACCGTGCGCTCATATATCGAGAACGGATTCGCGCTTCCTCCGGTCGAGGCCTTCGAAAAGGCCATCACTCCGAAGACCAGGGCTATCCTGCTCTGCAACCCGAACAATCCTACCGGCTACCTGTATCCGGACGAGGAACTCCTGAGCATACGCGACATCGTCAAGAAGCATGACCTTTTCCTAATATCGGATGAGGCATACCGCGAATTCTGCTATACCGGAGTTCCGTATAAGTCTGCCATGACCCTCGAAGGGATAGAGCAGAACGTGATTCTCGTGGACTCCGTCTCGAAGCGTTATTCCGAGTGCGGAATCAGGATCGGAATGATTGTCACCCATAACAAAGAAGTCATAGAATGTGCCATGAAAGTGGCCCAGAGCCGTCTTTGCCCTCCTCTTCTCGGACAGATCGTGGCCGAGGCTTCCATCGACGGGACGGAGGAGTATTCGAAGGCTTGCTTCGACGAATATAAGGCCCGCCGTGATTTCATCATCGACGGACTCAACAAGATTCCGGGCGTTTACAGCCCGATGCCGGAGGGAGCGTTCTATACGCTTGCCAGCCTGCCTGTCGAGGATGCGGAGGATTTCTGCCGCTGGTGCCTGACCGACTTCGAATATGAAGGCGCTACCGTGATGATGGCTCCGGCCGCCGGATTCTACAGCACTCCGGGACTCGGCAAAAACGAGGTCAGGATAGCGTACGTGCTCTGCGTCGAAGATCTTGCAAAGGCTCTCGAATGTCTGAAGCATGCGCTGGAGGAGTATAATTCGAAGAAGAAATGA